DNA sequence from the Cucumis melo cultivar AY chromosome 6, USDA_Cmelo_AY_1.0, whole genome shotgun sequence genome:
GAGTTAGCTGATCAACTTGACAATGAGTTGATATCTATTTTAGAGTAGAGTGAAAAGTAGATACAAGTGCTTGTGGTTTTTTCCTAtgttaataataaatttgaattaataAATTCTAATACTTATGAGAAGATTGGAAATAGTATTTGATAGTGGTTGGAGAACTTATCTCTTCTATGCACTTCTAGGCCTTGTTTTACCTCACTTCTATTTCTTATTTGACTAGGATATATGATTGGACTTGTTCTTGACAAAAATTCTACACACCATGTGTTTGTAGAGCTCAATCCCTTCTTAAACGAGTCATATTGGTCTTTGTGGCTTTTTAGACCTTTTTTAGGCTCAATTTTTGGACCAAGGCCGATCGGGTTTGGTCCTTTCTTGGACCCATCTTCTTTTACTCGCCTTTTACTATTCTAAACCCTAGTTCTTGAATCGAATGCAACACTACTATTGATAAATTAGCTCATCAACATGAAAGTTTGaaaaatatgttattatatttgtcggtaaactttaaattaatattaaatttgaacTAAACTAGTTTTAGAATCATTGATAAAGTAAACTAATTTAAATTAACTTCATGAATATTATAATCATCTAAGTCACAAAACCCTAAACCTATCCATTATTTAAACTCCTAAATTTTAATAAGTCAatcaatttatatttttttttttacaattatcTATGAAATCATATGACTTTTTCGAATGCCATTTTTAAAAGAAGATAGCATATacaatttttaaagaaaattatgtttattaatctaaatttgttcatttataaatatttatacgCTTATTACTAGACTTTTCTTTAAGgggttttataaaaaatataacaaagcaattttgaaaacgaaaaaagtcccTAGGTCGATcgtggaaaatacaaaaaaattgCTCCATCAACCACAATGTCAACAATGCGCCtgttgtacatgatcgtttagatttgactattgtttggtacacgatcgtttaatttggttacgtttaaatttggttatacaatctaaatctaaacgatttttttttcaaaatttggtatatttatatttagtatatcGATCTTATGAACAACCAAAtagaagtttgaaaaaaataaatcttttatatttgatacacaattttgaaccaaataatcattaaaaaaagacgatggaaagaaagacgataaaattTGCAGATGATAAAATTCACAGACGAAGTGGTGAAGAAAATGATCAAAGTGAAGATAAAAAGGAATGCcaaatatcaaatatttaaagaagataaaaagaaatgacaaacatgaaatatttaaaaaatggttaactacTTTGTTAAAcggaccataaatattttaactttCTCACTTTTAAGAAAGTTTAAATGGACAGAATCCCAAAACCCCAACTTGAACTTcactataaaaaaaaacaattaatggGTAAATtggtataaaataaaaattgagaaaTACGTTGTCGTTTTAAAGCGCAACTACACAACTCTTTCTATCCGCCTTCGCTATTTTGCAGTTTGCAATTGCTTATCCATTTGTGAAGCTCTCCAATACTTCTCAGTTCTCAGAGCCAAGCCTACAGCACCAAAAATGGCAGCCATGGCTGCGCTTCAGAGCTCCATGACCGCTCTTTCCCTCTCTTCCAATTCCTTCCTCGGCCAACGCCTTCCACCGCCCATAATTTACGCTGCGCCCGTAAGATTTTCTACTCTTCCCTTCCTTCCTAATTGCTTCCTTATCGTGCTTCATTTTACCCTGTTTTTCTTACCTATTGCCTCTCAATTCCATTCTTGTAACGAATTTCCCTGCTTGGGTGAACTGTGGAGTGAAATTTAGGCAATGGATGATCTTCTTTTTCCCTCTTTCTGTTGTCTATCTGTTATTTAACATTGTGATATTGTTTTATATACTATCTGTAACTATTCCTATTCAAATGAAAGTACATTTCCACATCATTCAAAAAAAAGTAATTGGATCATGTTGCAGGAACCAATGTGCAAGAATAAATCAAATTTAAGAATTTCGTCAAATTTTACGCAAACCACATTTCCCCCCGAACCTTCGAAATTGTTAATTACTTCCCATCCCATAGTTGCTATAGGTTCCAAACGGAAATTGATTTACTTACTGTTCATATTTGAGCTTATTTTGTGCTATATCTTGTTGAAGTAATTCGCAGGATAGTTCGTATCTAAGTATCTCTTGTTTAACTTGCAGATAACGTCAAAAGAGAAGCCATGTCTCATAGTAATGAAGGTTAGTATTCTTGCCTCTTAACGACTTCGTTCTTTTTCAACTCATTTAAATTTAATGGAAGATAAAATATAGTACGTTCTATCTTGAGTATATTTGGTGGAAAATAAATGAAGACGTGAAACAGCACGTTGGATTGTTGACTTGCTGAGAAAAATAATATACCTGCTGCTACATTGTGATATGATAATGTATTGTGGTCAAAGTAAGCTTGATAATGTATGGTGGTCAAAGTAAGCTTGATAATGTATGGTGGTCAAAGTAAGCTTGATAATGTATTGTGGTCAAAGTAAGCTTAATCCAAGAGTAATTGACATGACCTTCTAGACGTGGAAGGTTCGATCCTCTATCCCCACATTGTCGTACTAAAACGAAAAGATAAAGTATTGTGATTGAATCATTTTAGAAGTCTCTTTCATTAACCATCGTCTAATGGAAATGTAAGCAATATTCCTTCTAAGAGGCTAATTTGTAAGATTTTCAATGGAATTGTAGCTATTTGATGAAGCACTATCAAATTCTTCTTCGACAGTGCTTCAAATTATAGCCAAGCATACAACTTAGGAACTCAAGGACAACATATACCTATAGAATAGATCCTGTTCAAGTGAGATCTTCACCTTTGATATGGAAGTTCTCTTCACCATTAAAAACCTCCTTTCATAGTTAAAAGCACCCCCAAGCATTCTTATACACCCAACTATCAAATATAGGTTTTACAATTATATTAGGGAAATTGCAATCTAAGAATAAGATATTTAAAATGTGTCACACACGTTTTCTATTTTGCAACTATGACACTTTTTAGTGTATGAAGTGGATCgagtgtatcaagtgtatattAATAGTGTCTTGAGTGTATCTCATTAGTTACTAGGTGTGTTGAGTCCGTACTTTCTGAAATTTCACGGGCTGAGCTTGTTTTTTACCTAATTAATTTGGGCTATGCATCTAATTGTTAAAACTTATTCTGCCAAATTTGCAAGACCTTTATATTATGGTTGTTCTTAAGGCTTCTTACCTGGAATGGTCGTTAAATTCTCCCTTCTAAATGAACTCAGCCACAAAAGTAAACATTTATAGTGATATGTTTGATGTTTCTGTTCTTGCATTTCTTCTATTTGGCATGATATCAAAATTGTGAAGAAATAATTGGTAATTCTACTACTGTTTCTCCCATATTTACTGCTTAAAGTTTTTGCTTACTTATTGGCAGCTTAAAAGATGGGAACGGAAGGAATGCAAGCCAAACAGCCTTCCAGTATTACACAAAATGCATGTCAAGGTTGGAGACACAGTGAAAGTTATAGCTGGTCGTGATAAGGGAAAAATTGGAGAAATCACCAAAATTTTTAAACATAATAGCAAAGTGGTAGTGAACGAAATAAATTTGAAGACAAAGCATGTGAAGAGCAGAGAGGAGGAAGAACAAGGACAAATTATTAAGGTTTGTTTCTGCTCTTCATAACAAATTCAAATCATCAACTATTGTCTAtacaaaattaaacttcatcAT
Encoded proteins:
- the LOC103493382 gene encoding 50S ribosomal protein L24, chloroplastic → MAAMAALQSSMTALSLSSNSFLGQRLPPPIIYAAPITSKEKPCLIVMKLKRWERKECKPNSLPVLHKMHVKVGDTVKVIAGRDKGKIGEITKIFKHNSKVVVNEINLKTKHVKSREEEEQGQIIKIEAPIHSSNVMLYSKEQNVTSRVGHKILEDGKRVRYLIKTGEIIDSTENWKKLKEAKSKTEVATTA